One part of the Streptomyces nigra genome encodes these proteins:
- a CDS encoding PaaI family thioesterase has product MRGTSPALQPPADAVKPVRHPEAPVPGELLGAHYGECFGCGGEQPHGLHLEARAGDGVSITAEFTVQPAHQGAPGLAHGGVLATALDETLGSLNWLLRTIAVTGRLETDFVRPVPVGTVLHLEAEVTAVAGRKIYSTATGRIGGPDGPVAVRADALFIEVKVDHFIDNGRPEEIQAAMNDPDQVRRARAFEVNP; this is encoded by the coding sequence GTGAGAGGTACTTCCCCAGCTCTTCAGCCTCCGGCCGACGCCGTGAAACCCGTACGGCACCCGGAGGCTCCCGTGCCCGGCGAGCTCCTGGGCGCGCACTACGGCGAGTGTTTCGGCTGCGGCGGCGAGCAGCCCCACGGACTGCACCTGGAGGCACGGGCGGGGGACGGCGTCAGCATCACCGCCGAGTTCACCGTGCAGCCCGCCCACCAGGGCGCGCCCGGCCTCGCGCACGGCGGCGTCCTCGCGACCGCCCTCGACGAGACCCTCGGCTCGCTGAACTGGCTGCTGCGCACGATCGCCGTCACCGGACGCCTGGAGACCGACTTCGTACGGCCGGTCCCGGTCGGCACGGTCCTGCACCTGGAGGCGGAGGTGACGGCGGTCGCGGGCCGCAAGATCTACTCCACCGCCACCGGGCGGATCGGCGGGCCCGACGGCCCCGTGGCGGTCCGCGCCGACGCCCTCTTCATCGAGGTCAAGGTCGACCACTTCATCGACAACGGGCGCCCGGAGGAGATCCAGGCCGCGATGAACGACCCGGACCAGGTGCGCCGGGCCCGTGCCTTCGAGGTGAACCCGTGA
- the dut gene encoding dUTP diphosphatase — protein MSRAPLDVLLRRVDPDVPLPAYAHPGDAGADLRTTESRELKPGERAVLPTGVSIALPEGYAAFVHPRSGLAARLGVALVNAPGTVDAGYRGEIKVIVVNLDPRESVRFERFDRIAQLVVQQVERVRFQEVAELPDSARAEGGFGSTGGHAEVGGESATSDTGDGAAVGGATGGNRYASVVSDREGQ, from the coding sequence GTGAGCCGGGCGCCCCTGGACGTCCTCCTCCGGCGCGTCGATCCGGACGTACCGCTTCCGGCGTATGCGCACCCCGGGGACGCGGGGGCCGACCTGCGGACCACCGAGAGCCGCGAGCTGAAGCCGGGGGAGCGGGCCGTGCTGCCCACCGGGGTGTCCATCGCCCTGCCCGAGGGCTACGCGGCGTTCGTGCACCCCCGATCCGGGCTGGCCGCCCGCCTCGGTGTCGCCCTCGTGAATGCCCCGGGGACGGTTGATGCCGGGTACCGTGGGGAGATCAAGGTGATCGTGGTGAATCTCGACCCGCGCGAGTCCGTGCGGTTCGAGCGCTTCGACCGGATTGCCCAACTGGTTGTCCAGCAGGTCGAGAGGGTTCGCTTCCAGGAGGTGGCGGAGCTTCCCGATTCGGCACGGGCCGAGGGGGGCTTCGGGTCCACCGGCGGTCATGCCGAGGTGGGCGGCGAAAGCGCCACAAGCGATACAGGCGATGGGGCCGCCGTTGGCGGCGCTACGGGTGGGAATCGATACGCTTCGGTCGTATCCGACCGGGAAGGACAGTGA
- a CDS encoding DUF4193 domain-containing protein, with protein MATDYDTPRKTDDDVDSDSLEELKARRNDKSTSAVDVDEFEAAEGLELPGADLSNEELAVRVLPKQQDEFTCMSCFLVHHRSQLAREKNGQPICRDCD; from the coding sequence ATGGCAACGGATTACGACACCCCACGCAAGACCGACGACGACGTCGACTCGGACAGCCTTGAAGAGCTCAAGGCCAGGCGTAACGACAAGTCGACCTCCGCAGTGGACGTCGACGAGTTCGAGGCCGCAGAAGGCCTCGAGCTGCCCGGCGCGGACCTCTCGAACGAGGAGCTGGCCGTCCGGGTGCTGCCCAAGCAGCAGGACGAGTTCACCTGCATGAGCTGCTTCCTGGTGCACCACCGCAGCCAGCTGGCCCGCGAGAAGAACGGCCAGCCGATCTGCCGCGACTGCGACTGA
- a CDS encoding DUF3710 domain-containing protein, whose amino-acid sequence MFGRRKKKGAAEDAAGEPEQVVDIDTEADDDGTRERVRLEPGPRPDGPWDSSEVRDPGEGRVDLGGMFVPGVDGMELRVEVAGDAIVAATVVLRDSAIQLQAFAAPKREGIWGEVREEIGSGITQQGGIVDEVEGPLGWELRAQVPVQLPDGTGGFQVVRFVGVDGPRWFLRGVISGQGAVQPQAAGLLEQIFRDTVVVRGEGPMAPRDPIVLKLPDDAQMVPEGVQQEEAGSRFSGGMGQLQRGPEITEVR is encoded by the coding sequence GTGTTCGGACGTCGCAAGAAGAAGGGTGCCGCCGAGGACGCGGCCGGCGAGCCCGAGCAGGTCGTCGACATCGACACTGAGGCGGACGACGACGGCACGCGCGAGCGCGTACGGCTCGAGCCGGGACCGCGCCCCGACGGGCCGTGGGACAGCTCCGAGGTAAGGGACCCCGGCGAGGGCCGGGTGGACCTGGGCGGCATGTTCGTACCGGGCGTCGACGGCATGGAGCTGCGGGTGGAGGTCGCGGGCGACGCCATCGTCGCGGCGACCGTCGTGCTGCGCGACAGCGCCATTCAGCTGCAGGCCTTCGCCGCCCCCAAGCGCGAGGGCATCTGGGGTGAGGTGCGCGAGGAGATCGGCTCGGGCATCACCCAGCAGGGTGGCATCGTCGACGAGGTCGAGGGCCCGCTCGGCTGGGAGCTGCGGGCCCAGGTGCCGGTGCAGCTGCCGGACGGCACGGGTGGTTTCCAGGTCGTGCGGTTCGTCGGCGTGGACGGCCCCCGCTGGTTCCTGCGCGGGGTGATCTCGGGTCAGGGTGCGGTGCAGCCGCAGGCGGCCGGCCTGCTCGAGCAGATCTTCCGGGACACGGTCGTGGTCCGTGGCGAGGGCCCGATGGCCCCGCGCGACCCGATCGTCCTCAAGCTGCCCGACGACGCCCAGATGGTCCCCGAAGGGGTCCAGCAGGAGGAGGCCGGTTCGCGCTTCTCCGGCGGCATGGGTCAGCTCCAGCGCGGACCGGAGATCACCGAGGTCCGCTGA
- a CDS encoding DUF3093 domain-containing protein has protein sequence MQLSATPYEERLTAPRSWWLVSFLVGLSLALILLPFGTLPMLVGLVGGTAAAAVAASSYGSVRIRVVGDSLVAGDARIPLTALGEAEVLDAEEARAWRTHKADTRAFLLLRSYIPTALRVEVTDPEDPTPYLYLSTREPERLAEAIHSAKAGA, from the coding sequence ATGCAGCTCTCCGCCACCCCGTACGAAGAACGCCTCACCGCCCCGCGCTCGTGGTGGCTGGTCTCGTTCCTGGTGGGGCTCTCGCTGGCCCTGATCCTGCTGCCGTTCGGCACCCTGCCGATGCTCGTCGGCCTGGTCGGCGGCACCGCCGCGGCGGCGGTCGCCGCCAGTTCCTACGGCTCGGTCCGCATCCGTGTGGTGGGCGACTCGCTGGTCGCCGGCGACGCGCGCATCCCGCTGACGGCGCTGGGCGAGGCCGAGGTCCTGGACGCCGAGGAGGCGCGCGCCTGGCGGACGCACAAGGCCGACACCCGCGCCTTCCTGCTGCTGCGCTCCTACATCCCGACCGCCCTGCGGGTCGAGGTCACCGACCCCGAGGACCCGACGCCGTACCTGTACCTGTCGACGCGGGAGCCGGAGCGGCTGGCGGAGGCGATCCACTCGGCCAAGGCCGGCGCGTAA